From Schistocerca gregaria isolate iqSchGreg1 chromosome 10, iqSchGreg1.2, whole genome shotgun sequence, one genomic window encodes:
- the LOC126293494 gene encoding alpha-1,3/1,6-mannosyltransferase ALG2 yields the protein MGKIVLLHPDLGIGGAERLVVDVALALQKEGHDVQFVTAHHDSNHCFAETKDGSFQVTVVGDWLPRSIYGRFHAVFAYLRMMYAAIYLVFFSGIKPDLVFCDQVSACIPILRYRGLKVVFYCHFPDQLLSYRDSRLKQMYRAPLDWLEEVTTGMADKVLVNSKFTASVFKATFKRLAKVTPDVLYPSVNTDLFEGSATRPLNEVIEDPAFLVDDAFLFLSINRYERKKNLSLVLRAFADLRTILDEDKWSNVFLIMAGGYDNRVKENVEHFTELVCLAVRLGVSEKVKFFKSPSDSFKLSLLYHSHCLVYTPANEHFGIVPLEAMHAKKPVIAVNSGGPTETVVDGITGFLCEPEPDKFAEAMSKFVSNKPLVKRMGLQGRDWVMEKFSFLSFSKQLQKIVMEFLKSEDSND from the coding sequence ATGGGTAAAATTGTTCTGTTGCACCCTGATTTGGGCATCGGTGGAGCTGAAAGATTGGTCGTTGATGTTGCCTTGGCATTGCAGAAGGAAGGTCACGACGTTCAATTCGTGACTGCCCACCATGATTCGAATCATTGTTTTGCTGAAACGAAGGATGGAAGCTTTCAAGTTACAGTAGTAGGTGACTGGTTGCCCCGTAGTATTTATGGCCGCTTTCACGCTGTATTCGCCTATCTACGTATGATGTACGCAGCGATATATCTTGTCTTCTTCAGTGGAATCAAGCCAGATCTTGTGTTCTGTGACCAGGTGTCAGCCTGTATTCCGATCCTGCGCTACCGGGGTCTGAAAGTCGTGTTTTACTGCCACTTTCCAGATCAGCTACTCAGTTACAGAGACAGCCGCCTGAAGCAGATGTACAGAGCGCCTCTGGACTGGTTGGAAGAGGTGACTACAGGAATGGCCGACAAAGTACTTGTCAACAGTAAGTTTACTGCTAGTGTCTTCAAAGCAACTTTCAAAAGACTGGCAAAAGTGACACCTGACGTCCTGTATCCTTCTGTGAACACGGACTTATTCGAAGGTTCTGCGACGCGTCCGCTTAATGAAGTCATAGAAGATCCCGCATTTCTTGTCGATGATGCCTTTTTATTTTTGTCTATCAATCGTTACGAACGTAAGAAGAACCTGTCTCTAGTACTAAGAGCCTTTGCAGATTTGAGGACTATTCTTGATGAAGATAAATGGTCTAATGTCTTCTTGATAATGGCGGGAGGCTATGACAATAGAGTGAAAGAGAATGTAGAACACTTCACAGAACTAGTATGTCTTGCAGTTAGGCTAGGAGTGtcggaaaaagtaaaattttttaagtCCCCTTCGGATTCCTTTAAGCTATCTTTATTGTATCACAGTCACTGTTTGGTGTACACTCCAGCCAATGAGCATTTTGGGATTGTGCCACTGGAAGCCATGCATGCCAAGAAGCCTGTAATAGCTGTTAACAGTGGAGGCCCCACAGAAACAGTAGTTGATGGAATTACTGGCTTTCTTTGTGAACCTGAACCAGATAAATTCGCTGAAGCAATGAGCAAATTCGTATCTAATAAGCCGCTTGTCAAGAGAATGGGTTTGCAGGGCAGGGATTGGGTTATGGAAAAGTTTTCATTCTTATCATTCAGCAAGCAATTGCAGAAAATTGTCATGGAATTTCTGAAAAGTGAGGACAGTAATGACTGA